A genomic region of Papaver somniferum cultivar HN1 chromosome 7, ASM357369v1, whole genome shotgun sequence contains the following coding sequences:
- the LOC113294366 gene encoding uncharacterized protein LOC113294366 isoform X2, translating to MMEVVKFFETAPDGKSRNCKFCKQSYPIATAFGNLGRHLKYYHPGYDKMDDAISSLSPQPITIISSLGDANARPSPQPITNGRETADKNGGAAPRSSLQSITSELQSADKMGDAISSLSPQSITTVSNRDVEPKSTPEIAIVTEVASLYLKFFETAPDGKSRSCRFCNQSYPNPTAYGNLGRHLKYRHPEYEKMGDFLSSSSLRHTATVAERADKTGDAIPSPSPSPIATVAGITEKKGEAVPRQSLLPITTVTKTADRGNIRAAKPTEDSVTSFFEISSDGMSQSCKFCNLSYSIATAIGNLQRHLKHRHPDEYDKMGDTVSNTSTQLVTTASKSSTVDLDNLNWLLLRWLIGGSFPPSALQDKWLSNSFKFVNPMVKLWSNERLQAIIREIFYMSITCHWIDESWSLHKVLLDILRIPLSCAGADIYRVIVKVLKIYNIGNKILSCTHDNSQKTIHACHKLKAYLDGQNSMAFCYIPCAARTLNLIIEDGLRNAKPVISKIREFVLELNMSPAISSDFKQTASAYQEGSWEFPIDISTRWSGSYAMLDIACKASKSMDVVIRKHADTLDGSYMLLNPGEKVSVSIMHLFLEPFQKTANNICTSKFPTVGLVLVFMDHVFEMIAACRGSRNTPDWLKNCAEDMAIKGKIYNDQVHNLYTYMAIILDPRFKVGLIPERFKLESNLKEARDHFMRHYSTTHFPTPANGYSTQEKEDGGNWKRRRVDMPTSTDELSQYLSEAPSPITTDILDWWKRNSSKYPRLSVMARDFLAVQSTSVSPDEAFSEKGDEVDNQRFCLPHGSTQPVLCMKAWSESGFKLKYRSAEVNFEKLMEPVMRS from the exons ATGATGGAAGTAGTCAAGTTCTTTGAAACAGCTCCTGATGGGAAGAGTCGAAATTGCAAGTTCTGCAAGCAAAGCTATCCTATTGCTACGGCTTTCG GGAATTTGGGGAGGCATTTGAAATATTACCATCCTGGATATGATAAGATGGATGATGCAATCTCCAGCCTATCGCCACAACCCATCACCATTATATCGTCTTTGGGTGATGCCAATGCCAGACCATCTCCGCAGCCTATCACAAACGGAAGGGAAACCGCTGATAAGAATGGTGGTGCTGCCCCCAGGTCGTCGCTGCAGTCCATTACAAGTGAATTGCAGAGCGCTGATAAGATGGGGGATGCCATATCTAGTCTATCTCCGCAGTCCATAACAACTGTATCGAACAGGG ATGTGGAACCTAAAAGCACGCCGGAAATAGCAATAGTCACTGAGGTGGCATCATTGTATCTCAAGTTCTTTGAaacagctcctgacgggaagagtcGAAGTTGCAGATTCTGTAACCAAAGCTATCCTAATCCAACAGCCTATG GGAATTTGGGAAGGCATTTAAAATATCGGCATCCTGAATATGAGAAGATGGGTGATTTTCTCTCCAGCTCATCCCTGCGGCACACTGCAACTGTAGCAGAGAGGGCAGACAAGACGGGTGATGCCATCCCCAGCCCATCCCCATCGCCCATTGCAACTGTGGCGGGAATAACTGAGAAGAAGGGTGAAGCCGTTCCCAGACAGTCATTGCTGCCCATCACAACTGTAACCAAGACTGCTGATAGGGGAAACATTCGTGCCGCAAAACCAACTGAAGATTCAGTGACTTCgttctttgaaatatcttctgatGGAATGAGTCAAAGTTGCAAATTTTGCAACCTCAGCTATTCTATTGCAACGGCAATTG GGAATTTGCAAAGGCATCTGAAGCATCGTCATCCTGATGAATATGATAAGATGGGTGATACCGTCTCGAACACATCAACACAGCTTGTTACAACTGCATCAAAGAGTAGCACTGTGGATCTTGACAATCTGAACTGGTTACTACTTAGGTGGCTCATAGGAGGTTCTTTTCCACCCTCTGCTTTGCAAGATAAGTGGCTATCGAACTCCTTCAAATTTGTCAATCCCATGGTCAAATTATGGTCGAATGAAAGGCTTCAAGCTATCATTCGGGAG ATCTTCTATATGAGCATCACTTGCCACTGGATTGATGAGAGCTGGTCTCTGCATAAGGTTCTTCTTGACATTTTGCGCATACCTTTATCGTGTGCTGGTGCTGATATCTACCGCGTTATTGTGAAAGTCCTCAAGATATACAACATTGGAAACAAAATTCTCTCCTGCACCCATGATAACAGTCAGAAGACCATACATGCTTGCCACAAACTAAAAGCGTATTTGGATGGTCAGAATTCAATGGCCTTCTGCTATATCCCATGTGCTGCTAGAACACTAAACCTAATCATAGAGGACGGACTGAGAaatgcaaaacctgtgatatctAAAATACGGGAATTCGTACTCGAGTTGAACATGTCTCCAGCAATATCATCTGATTTCAAGCAAACAGCATCAGCATATCAAGAAGGTTCATGGGAATTCCCTATTGATATTTCTACTCGATGGAGTGGCAGTTATGCAATGCTAGATATTGCGTGCAAG GCCTCTAAATCCATGGACGTTGTTATAAGAAAGCATGCAGATACTCTGGATGGTAGTTACATGCTCCTGAACCCTGGAGAGAAAGTTTCTGTTAGTATCATGCACCTATTCCTTGAGCCGTTCCAGAAGACCGCAAACAACATATGCACAAGCAAATTCCCAACTGTTGGACTGGTACTAGTCTTTATGGATCATGTCTTCGAGATGATTGCTGCTTGCAGGGGTTCCCGTAACACCCCAGACTGGCTAAAGAATTGTGCTGAAGATATGGCGATAAAGGGTAAGATCTACAACGATCAAGTACATAACTTATACACTTACATGGCCATAATCCTTGATCCGAGGTTCAAAGTTGGTCTTATCCCTGAAAGATTCAAACTGGAAAGCAATCTGAAAGAGGCAAGGGACCATTTCATGAGACATTATTCGACTACCCATTTTCCAACACCGGCTAATGGGTACAGCACTCAGGAAAAGGAAGACGGAGGCAATTGGAAAAGACGTAGAGTTGACATGCCAACATCTACAGATGAGCTCAGTCAGTATTTGTCCGAGGCTCCATCTCCCATCACCACTGATATCTTGGACTGGTGGAAACGAAACAGTTCCAAGTACCCACGCTTATCTGTAATGGCTCGAGATTTTCTGGCTGTCCAGTCCACTTCAGTTTCGCCTGATGAAGCTTTCAGTGAAAAAGGTGACGAGGTTGATAACCAAAGGTTCTGTCTTCCCCATGGAAGCACACAGCCAGTTTTGTGCATGAAGGCATGGAGTGAGAGTGGTTTCAAGTTGAAGTACCGGTCAGCGGAAGTCAACTTTGAAAAGCTTATGGAACCTGTCATGAGGTCCTAG
- the LOC113292854 gene encoding uncharacterized protein LOC113292854, whose product MRLAQQQILLQNITEELDGPENYIIFKTGLHQPPRGKTKAACGLVLAWKINPKVTIQDFSNYHISAIIFPSYGDPWLFMGYYGSPYTTPEEILSWKMIENTDEAIHLPWLIMGDLNFVLHEHEKYSQHPIDNCEADIFLNKIEAANLTDLGYTKCPFTWTNRRNGIHLTEQRLDKGLANESWLDLYPNSTISDLAAIGSDHNPILLNTNPSWTPGHIPFKFFGPWLDHKYYKTIIEECWKTNHKGSLAIKIYRKLRDVKITLKRWNKEVYGNIHTNLEDST is encoded by the exons ATGAGGTTAGCACAACAACAAATTCTCTTGCAGAATATCACTGAAGAACTAGATGGACCAGAGAACTACATCATCTTTAAAACTGGATTGCATCAACCT CCTAGAGGAAAAACCAAAGCTGCTTGTGGCCTTGTTCTAGCCTGGAAAATCAATCCAAAGGTCACTATTCAGGATTTCTCTAATTATCACATTAGTGCTATTATTTTCCCTAGTTATGGAGACCCTTGGTTGTTCATGGGATATTATGGTAGTCCTTACACCACTCCTGAAGAAATCCTTTCTTGGAAAATGATAGAAAATACCGATGAAGCTATTCATCTACCTTGGCTAATTATGGGTGATCTAAATTTTGTTTTAcatgaacatgaaaaatatagccaacaTCCTATTGATAACTGTGAAGCTGATATTTTCCTGAACAAAATAGAGGCAGCTAATCTTACAGATTTGGGGTACACAAAATGTCCTTTTACATGGACTAACAGAAGAAATGGTATTCATCTTACTGAACAAAGGCTTGATAAGGGGCTAGCAAATGAAAGTTGGCTTGATCTGTACCCTAACTCTACCATATCCGACCTTGCTGCCATAGGTTCTGATCATAACCCTATTCTTCTCAATACCAATCCCTCTTGGACACCAGGTCACatccctttcaaattctttggtccctGGCTTGATCATAAATATTACAAAACTATCATAGAAGAATGTTGGAAGACTAACCACAAAGGATCTCTAGCTATCAAAATTTATAGGAAACTAAGAGATGTTAAAATAACATTAAAGAGATGGAACAAGGAGGTCTATGGAAACATTCACACAAACCTGGAAGACAGTACCTAA
- the LOC113294366 gene encoding zinc finger BED domain-containing protein DAYSLEEPER-like isoform X1, whose protein sequence is MMEVVKFFETAPDGKSRNCKFCKQSYPIATAFGNLGRHLKYYHPGYDKMDDAISSLSPQPITIISSLGDANARPSPQPITNGRETADKNGGAAPRSSLQSITSELQSADKMGDAISSLSPQSITTVSNRDVEPKSTPEIAIVTEVASLYLKFFETAPDGKSRSCRFCNQSYPNPTAYGNLGRHLKYRHPEYEKMGDFLSSSSLRHTATVAERADKTGDAIPSPSPSPIATVAGITEKKGEAVPRQSLLPITTVTKTADRGNIRAAKPTEDSVTSFFEISSDGMSQSCKFCNLSYSIATAIGNLQRHLKHRHPDEYDKMGDTVSNTSTQLVTTASKSSTVDLDNLNWLLLRWLIGGSFPPSALQDKWLSNSFKFVNPMVKLWSNERLQAIIREVFKSTQEDVKASLELVNSKISLTLDFWTSYQQIFYMSITCHWIDESWSLHKVLLDILRIPLSCAGADIYRVIVKVLKIYNIGNKILSCTHDNSQKTIHACHKLKAYLDGQNSMAFCYIPCAARTLNLIIEDGLRNAKPVISKIREFVLELNMSPAISSDFKQTASAYQEGSWEFPIDISTRWSGSYAMLDIACKASKSMDVVIRKHADTLDGSYMLLNPGEKVSVSIMHLFLEPFQKTANNICTSKFPTVGLVLVFMDHVFEMIAACRGSRNTPDWLKNCAEDMAIKGKIYNDQVHNLYTYMAIILDPRFKVGLIPERFKLESNLKEARDHFMRHYSTTHFPTPANGYSTQEKEDGGNWKRRRVDMPTSTDELSQYLSEAPSPITTDILDWWKRNSSKYPRLSVMARDFLAVQSTSVSPDEAFSEKGDEVDNQRFCLPHGSTQPVLCMKAWSESGFKLKYRSAEVNFEKLMEPVMRS, encoded by the exons ATGATGGAAGTAGTCAAGTTCTTTGAAACAGCTCCTGATGGGAAGAGTCGAAATTGCAAGTTCTGCAAGCAAAGCTATCCTATTGCTACGGCTTTCG GGAATTTGGGGAGGCATTTGAAATATTACCATCCTGGATATGATAAGATGGATGATGCAATCTCCAGCCTATCGCCACAACCCATCACCATTATATCGTCTTTGGGTGATGCCAATGCCAGACCATCTCCGCAGCCTATCACAAACGGAAGGGAAACCGCTGATAAGAATGGTGGTGCTGCCCCCAGGTCGTCGCTGCAGTCCATTACAAGTGAATTGCAGAGCGCTGATAAGATGGGGGATGCCATATCTAGTCTATCTCCGCAGTCCATAACAACTGTATCGAACAGGG ATGTGGAACCTAAAAGCACGCCGGAAATAGCAATAGTCACTGAGGTGGCATCATTGTATCTCAAGTTCTTTGAaacagctcctgacgggaagagtcGAAGTTGCAGATTCTGTAACCAAAGCTATCCTAATCCAACAGCCTATG GGAATTTGGGAAGGCATTTAAAATATCGGCATCCTGAATATGAGAAGATGGGTGATTTTCTCTCCAGCTCATCCCTGCGGCACACTGCAACTGTAGCAGAGAGGGCAGACAAGACGGGTGATGCCATCCCCAGCCCATCCCCATCGCCCATTGCAACTGTGGCGGGAATAACTGAGAAGAAGGGTGAAGCCGTTCCCAGACAGTCATTGCTGCCCATCACAACTGTAACCAAGACTGCTGATAGGGGAAACATTCGTGCCGCAAAACCAACTGAAGATTCAGTGACTTCgttctttgaaatatcttctgatGGAATGAGTCAAAGTTGCAAATTTTGCAACCTCAGCTATTCTATTGCAACGGCAATTG GGAATTTGCAAAGGCATCTGAAGCATCGTCATCCTGATGAATATGATAAGATGGGTGATACCGTCTCGAACACATCAACACAGCTTGTTACAACTGCATCAAAGAGTAGCACTGTGGATCTTGACAATCTGAACTGGTTACTACTTAGGTGGCTCATAGGAGGTTCTTTTCCACCCTCTGCTTTGCAAGATAAGTGGCTATCGAACTCCTTCAAATTTGTCAATCCCATGGTCAAATTATGGTCGAATGAAAGGCTTCAAGCTATCATTCGGGAGGTATTTAAAAGCACGCAGGAAGATGTAAAGGCTTCATTGGAACTTGTTAACTCTAAGATCTCACTTACCCTTGATTTCTGGACTTCCTACCAACAGATCTTCTATATGAGCATCACTTGCCACTGGATTGATGAGAGCTGGTCTCTGCATAAGGTTCTTCTTGACATTTTGCGCATACCTTTATCGTGTGCTGGTGCTGATATCTACCGCGTTATTGTGAAAGTCCTCAAGATATACAACATTGGAAACAAAATTCTCTCCTGCACCCATGATAACAGTCAGAAGACCATACATGCTTGCCACAAACTAAAAGCGTATTTGGATGGTCAGAATTCAATGGCCTTCTGCTATATCCCATGTGCTGCTAGAACACTAAACCTAATCATAGAGGACGGACTGAGAaatgcaaaacctgtgatatctAAAATACGGGAATTCGTACTCGAGTTGAACATGTCTCCAGCAATATCATCTGATTTCAAGCAAACAGCATCAGCATATCAAGAAGGTTCATGGGAATTCCCTATTGATATTTCTACTCGATGGAGTGGCAGTTATGCAATGCTAGATATTGCGTGCAAG GCCTCTAAATCCATGGACGTTGTTATAAGAAAGCATGCAGATACTCTGGATGGTAGTTACATGCTCCTGAACCCTGGAGAGAAAGTTTCTGTTAGTATCATGCACCTATTCCTTGAGCCGTTCCAGAAGACCGCAAACAACATATGCACAAGCAAATTCCCAACTGTTGGACTGGTACTAGTCTTTATGGATCATGTCTTCGAGATGATTGCTGCTTGCAGGGGTTCCCGTAACACCCCAGACTGGCTAAAGAATTGTGCTGAAGATATGGCGATAAAGGGTAAGATCTACAACGATCAAGTACATAACTTATACACTTACATGGCCATAATCCTTGATCCGAGGTTCAAAGTTGGTCTTATCCCTGAAAGATTCAAACTGGAAAGCAATCTGAAAGAGGCAAGGGACCATTTCATGAGACATTATTCGACTACCCATTTTCCAACACCGGCTAATGGGTACAGCACTCAGGAAAAGGAAGACGGAGGCAATTGGAAAAGACGTAGAGTTGACATGCCAACATCTACAGATGAGCTCAGTCAGTATTTGTCCGAGGCTCCATCTCCCATCACCACTGATATCTTGGACTGGTGGAAACGAAACAGTTCCAAGTACCCACGCTTATCTGTAATGGCTCGAGATTTTCTGGCTGTCCAGTCCACTTCAGTTTCGCCTGATGAAGCTTTCAGTGAAAAAGGTGACGAGGTTGATAACCAAAGGTTCTGTCTTCCCCATGGAAGCACACAGCCAGTTTTGTGCATGAAGGCATGGAGTGAGAGTGGTTTCAAGTTGAAGTACCGGTCAGCGGAAGTCAACTTTGAAAAGCTTATGGAACCTGTCATGAGGTCCTAG